The following proteins come from a genomic window of Gossypium raimondii isolate GPD5lz chromosome 5, ASM2569854v1, whole genome shotgun sequence:
- the LOC105767190 gene encoding probable disease resistance protein At4g27220 isoform X2, which translates to MEYVEPVVGIANCLGTPVCKYLQYYRKLNDYVRNFKRIRDELNCKMEDIELQLKAELLRPLGKIPKKGVGNWLKDAKEMIREAQVVENKVSNGRYLCRACNGKLVDEKSREMQEYLDKASKASEGLAMDGPSAGLPLETSELVGEEAVRKEIWACLMQEEVSKIGVWGMGGVGKSTIMKHIHNDLLKEQRFERVVWVTISKEFNIVKLQNDIASALNGKMPEEANKVRRAAILSEMLKRAGKHVLILDDVWSEVSLEEIGIPKPSSSNGYKLVLTTRVEQVCKSIGCKVIKVKPLSEEEALILFLSEVGPNIVQNQTLMPTLKLVVKECAGLPLTIVVIAGTLRGEDDPLIWKNTLRELKEPIGKVKEGEDKVIESLKVSFNHLKDEKMKHCFLHCALYLEDFQIWKDGLIECWIEEGFIDDMRTRQEMKDKGHVILKKLEDNCLLENVSCEKVKMHDAVRDMALSITRMNPRYMIQAGSQLEELPEKEQWSPNIEKVSLMYNSISEISIDVLPTKCQLLTTLLLQHNPIKKIPCSFFINMPCLCVLNLSYTEIKSLPNSISELKNLTTLLLCDCEELRDLPCLSMLQELKKLDLSWTKIEEVPEGMDMLIKLRYLDLRVPTLKEIPAGLLPKLVHLQRLSFDVDNEKTSLKAEEMEPLKKLECFTGRFEDINEFNKFISSMQQSKKNLIKYHLQVGSSFMLATRDKTVTVGGVKNWEGELIMHPIEIQQLNILSCDYLRNIVDDNSSFKNEIDLRVCRIWWCEGIECVVSLSSFASSSAHPFQSLEVLDLGDLPKLSALIMKDAGIGLATTSTSAPSATFSHLKEIRIYKCLSMKTLLPHWLLPNLQNLEEIHVGACSQLVEILGAATSEVEEKGSDALIKFHLPKLRELELWVLPNLKSICSKSGVMVCDSLELIVVVECDKLKRIPPFIPLVGNGQPFACAPPSLTIRSSTEWWESLEWDDHPNFKNVLRFNPLWRIKEKDKRVGGKEVGGRIVQKRGEKECWKEEVKRQSEAD; encoded by the exons ATGGAGTACGTAGAGCCTGTTGTCGGCATTGCAAATTGTCTCGGAACTCCTGTTTGTAAATATTTGCAATATTACAGAAAGCTGAACGATTATGTTAGAAACTTCAAGAGGATCAGAGATGAATTGAATTGCAAAATGGAAGATATAGAGCTGCAATTGAAAGCAGAGCTTCTTCGTCCTCTGGGGAAGATACCGAAGAAGGGAGTTGGAAATTGGTTGAAAGATGCGAAAGAGATGATTAGGGAAGCACAAGTTGTTGAAAACAAAGTCAGTAATGGGAGATATCTCTGTCGTGCTTGCAACGGGAAACTGGTTGATGAAAAGTCTCGAGAAATGCAGGAATATCTTGATAAAGCTTCTAAAGCCTCTGAAGGTCTTGCCATGGATGGTCCAAGTGCTGGGTTGCCACTGGAAACATCAGAACTAGTTGGAGAGGAAGCTGTCAGAAAAGAGATTTGGGCATGTTTGATGCAGGAGGAGGTAAGCAAGATTGGGGTTTGGGGGATGGGTGGCGTGGGTAAATCGACCATCATGAAGCACATCCACAATGATCTTTTGAAAGAACAACGATTTGAAAGGGTGGTTTGGGTTACTATATCAAAGGAGTTCAATATTGTGaagttacaaaatgatattGCAAGTGCATTGAATGGAAAGATGCCCGAAGAAGCAAACAAGGTCAGACGAGCAGCAATCTTGTCCGAAATGCTGAAGAGAGCAGGAAAACATGTTCTAATCCTAGATGATGTGTGGAGTGAAGTCTCGTTGGAAGAAATTGGGATCCCTAAGCCAAGTAGCAGCAATGGGTACAAGTTGGTGTTGACAACCCGTGTGGAGCAAGTTTGTAAGTCTATTGGCTGTAAGGTAATAAAAGTGAAGCCCCTTTCAGAAGAAGAGGCATTGATACTATTCTTGAGTGAAGTTGGACCTAACATAGTGCAAAATCAAACTTTAATGCCAACTTTGAAGCTTGTTGTCAAGGAATGTGCAGGTCTGCCTCTTACAATTGTCGTCATAGCTGGTACATTGAGAGGAGAAGATGACCCTCTTATTTGGAAAAACACACTCAGGGAATTGAAAGAGCCAATAGGGAAAGTGAAAGAAGGGGAAGATAAAGTGATCGAGAGTTTGAAAGTTAGCTTCAATCACTTAAAAGACGAGAAAATGAAGCATTGTTTCTTACATTGCGCATTATATCTTGAAGATTTTCAAATTTGGAAGGATGGGCTAATTGAGTGCTGGATTGAGGAGGGATTCATAGATGATATGCGTACAAGACAAGAAATGAAAGATAAGGGACATgttattttgaagaaattagaagATAATTGCTTGTTGGAAAATGTCTCgtgtgaaaaagtgaaaatgcaTGATGCAGTGAGAGACATGGCATTGTCGATCACAAGAATGAATCCTCGATATATGATACAAGCAGGTTCGCAATTAGAAGAGTTACCAGAAAAGGAGCAATGGAGTCCGAATATTGAGAAAGTGTCACTTATGTATAACTCCATATCAGAAATTTCCATAGATGTGCTGCCCACAAAATGTCAACTGCTCACAACCTTGTTATTGCAGCATAACCCTATAAAGAAGATCCCATGTTCTTTCTTCATAAACATGCCCTGTCTTTGTGTCCTAAATTTGTCCTATACGGAGATCAAGAGTTTACCAAATTCCATCTCTGAACTAAAGAACCTCACAACATTGTTGCTTTGTGATTGTGAAGAATTAAGAGATCTACCATGTCTTTCGATGCTTCAAGAGTTGAAGAAGTTGGATCTAAGTTGGACTAAAATTGAGGAAGTCCCTGAAGGAATGGATATGCTGATAAAGCTAAGATATCTTGATCTTAGAGTGCCCACTCTGAAAGAGATACCCGCTGGACTTTTACCAAAACTCGTTCACCTTCAGCGCTTGAGTTTTGATGTGGACAATGAAAAAACAAGTCTAAAAGCAGAGGAGATGGAACCATTGAAGAAGTTGGAGTGCTTTACCGGCCGTTTTGAAGACATCAATGAATTCAATAAGTTCATCTCCTCAATGCAACAAAGtaagaaaaatctcatcaaGTACCATTTACAGGTGGGCTCATCTTTTATGCTTGCTACAAGAGATAAAACAGTAACAGTTGGAGGAGTCAAGAATTGGGAAGGTGAGTTAATTATGCACCCAATTGAAATTCAACAGTTGAATATTTTAAGTTGCGACTATTTGAGAAACATAGTCGATGATAATTCTTCCTTCAAAAATGAGATTGACTTGAGGGTTTGTAGGATTTGGTGGTGTGAAGGGATAGAGTGTGTTGTTTCCCTGTCCTCTTTTGCCTCTTCTTCCGCTCATCCATTTCAGAGCCTCGAGGTGTTAGATCTTGGTGATCTGCCAAAGTTGAGTGCCCTTATTATGAAAGATGCAGGAATTGGTTTAGCAACAACATCAACATCGGCTCCGTCTGCCACCTTTTCCCATCTTAAGGAAATTAGGATATACAAATGCTTAAGTATGAAGACGTTGCTTCCACATTGGTTGCTTCCAAACCTCCAAAACCTGGAAGAAATACATGTGGGTGCTTGTAGTCAGCTAGTAGAAATATTGGGAGCAGCAACATCAGAAGTTGAAGAAAAAGGGAGTGATGCATTAATCAAATTCCATCTTCCCAAATTGAGAGAACTGGAATTGTGGGTATTACCAAATTTGAAGAGCATATGCAGCAAAAGTGGAGTGATGGTTTGTGATTCTCTCGAGTTAATCGTTGTTGTTGAGTGTGATAAACTGAAGAGAATTCCTCCATTTATTCCCCTTGTTGGCAATGGGCAGCCATTTGCATGTGCTCCACCTTCTCTTACCATCAGGTCAAGCACAGAATGGTGGGAATCATTGGAGTGGGATGACCatccaaactttaaaaatgttCTTCGCTTCAACCCCCTGTGGAGGATAAAAG AGAAAGATAAAAGGGTTGGTGGCAAAGAAGTAGGGGGGAGGATAGTGCAAAAGAGAGGAGAAAAGGAATGTTGGAAGGAAGAGGTTAAGAGGCAAAG TGAAGCGGATTAA
- the LOC105767190 gene encoding probable disease resistance protein At4g27220 isoform X3, translated as MEYVEPVVGIANCLGTPVCKYLQYYRKLNDYVRNFKRIRDELNCKMEDIELQLKAELLRPLGKIPKKGVGNWLKDAKEMIREAQVVENKVSNGRYLCRACNGKLVDEKSREMQEYLDKASKASEGLAMDGPSAGLPLETSELVGEEAVRKEIWACLMQEEVSKIGVWGMGGVGKSTIMKHIHNDLLKEQRFERVVWVTISKEFNIVKLQNDIASALNGKMPEEANKVRRAAILSEMLKRAGKHVLILDDVWSEVSLEEIGIPKPSSSNGYKLVLTTRVEQVCKSIGCKVIKVKPLSEEEALILFLSEVGPNIVQNQTLMPTLKLVVKECAGLPLTIVVIAGTLRGEDDPLIWKNTLRELKEPIGKVKEGEDKVIESLKVSFNHLKDEKMKHCFLHCALYLEDFQIWKDGLIECWIEEGFIDDMRTRQEMKDKGHVILKKLEDNCLLENVSCEKVKMHDAVRDMALSITRMNPRYMIQAGSQLEELPEKEQWSPNIEKVSLMYNSISEISIDVLPTKCQLLTTLLLQHNPIKKIPCSFFINMPCLCVLNLSYTEIKSLPNSISELKNLTTLLLCDCEELRDLPCLSMLQELKKLDLSWTKIEEVPEGMDMLIKLRYLDLRVPTLKEIPAGLLPKLVHLQRLSFDVDNEKTSLKAEEMEPLKKLECFTGRFEDINEFNKFISSMQQSKKNLIKYHLQVGSSFMLATRDKTVTVGGVKNWEGELIMHPIEIQQLNILSCDYLRNIVDDNSSFKNEIDLRVCRIWWCEGIECVVSLSSFASSSAHPFQSLEVLDLGDLPKLSALIMKDAGIGLATTSTSAPSATFSHLKEIRIYKCLSMKTLLPHWLLPNLQNLEEIHVGACSQLVEILGAATSEVEEKGSDALIKFHLPKLRELELWVLPNLKSICSKSGVMVCDSLELIVVVECDKLKRIPPFIPLVGNGQPFACAPPSLTIRSSTEWWESLEWDDHPNFKNVLRFNPLWRIKEKDKRVGGKEVGGRIVQKRGEKECWKEEVKRQR; from the exons ATGGAGTACGTAGAGCCTGTTGTCGGCATTGCAAATTGTCTCGGAACTCCTGTTTGTAAATATTTGCAATATTACAGAAAGCTGAACGATTATGTTAGAAACTTCAAGAGGATCAGAGATGAATTGAATTGCAAAATGGAAGATATAGAGCTGCAATTGAAAGCAGAGCTTCTTCGTCCTCTGGGGAAGATACCGAAGAAGGGAGTTGGAAATTGGTTGAAAGATGCGAAAGAGATGATTAGGGAAGCACAAGTTGTTGAAAACAAAGTCAGTAATGGGAGATATCTCTGTCGTGCTTGCAACGGGAAACTGGTTGATGAAAAGTCTCGAGAAATGCAGGAATATCTTGATAAAGCTTCTAAAGCCTCTGAAGGTCTTGCCATGGATGGTCCAAGTGCTGGGTTGCCACTGGAAACATCAGAACTAGTTGGAGAGGAAGCTGTCAGAAAAGAGATTTGGGCATGTTTGATGCAGGAGGAGGTAAGCAAGATTGGGGTTTGGGGGATGGGTGGCGTGGGTAAATCGACCATCATGAAGCACATCCACAATGATCTTTTGAAAGAACAACGATTTGAAAGGGTGGTTTGGGTTACTATATCAAAGGAGTTCAATATTGTGaagttacaaaatgatattGCAAGTGCATTGAATGGAAAGATGCCCGAAGAAGCAAACAAGGTCAGACGAGCAGCAATCTTGTCCGAAATGCTGAAGAGAGCAGGAAAACATGTTCTAATCCTAGATGATGTGTGGAGTGAAGTCTCGTTGGAAGAAATTGGGATCCCTAAGCCAAGTAGCAGCAATGGGTACAAGTTGGTGTTGACAACCCGTGTGGAGCAAGTTTGTAAGTCTATTGGCTGTAAGGTAATAAAAGTGAAGCCCCTTTCAGAAGAAGAGGCATTGATACTATTCTTGAGTGAAGTTGGACCTAACATAGTGCAAAATCAAACTTTAATGCCAACTTTGAAGCTTGTTGTCAAGGAATGTGCAGGTCTGCCTCTTACAATTGTCGTCATAGCTGGTACATTGAGAGGAGAAGATGACCCTCTTATTTGGAAAAACACACTCAGGGAATTGAAAGAGCCAATAGGGAAAGTGAAAGAAGGGGAAGATAAAGTGATCGAGAGTTTGAAAGTTAGCTTCAATCACTTAAAAGACGAGAAAATGAAGCATTGTTTCTTACATTGCGCATTATATCTTGAAGATTTTCAAATTTGGAAGGATGGGCTAATTGAGTGCTGGATTGAGGAGGGATTCATAGATGATATGCGTACAAGACAAGAAATGAAAGATAAGGGACATgttattttgaagaaattagaagATAATTGCTTGTTGGAAAATGTCTCgtgtgaaaaagtgaaaatgcaTGATGCAGTGAGAGACATGGCATTGTCGATCACAAGAATGAATCCTCGATATATGATACAAGCAGGTTCGCAATTAGAAGAGTTACCAGAAAAGGAGCAATGGAGTCCGAATATTGAGAAAGTGTCACTTATGTATAACTCCATATCAGAAATTTCCATAGATGTGCTGCCCACAAAATGTCAACTGCTCACAACCTTGTTATTGCAGCATAACCCTATAAAGAAGATCCCATGTTCTTTCTTCATAAACATGCCCTGTCTTTGTGTCCTAAATTTGTCCTATACGGAGATCAAGAGTTTACCAAATTCCATCTCTGAACTAAAGAACCTCACAACATTGTTGCTTTGTGATTGTGAAGAATTAAGAGATCTACCATGTCTTTCGATGCTTCAAGAGTTGAAGAAGTTGGATCTAAGTTGGACTAAAATTGAGGAAGTCCCTGAAGGAATGGATATGCTGATAAAGCTAAGATATCTTGATCTTAGAGTGCCCACTCTGAAAGAGATACCCGCTGGACTTTTACCAAAACTCGTTCACCTTCAGCGCTTGAGTTTTGATGTGGACAATGAAAAAACAAGTCTAAAAGCAGAGGAGATGGAACCATTGAAGAAGTTGGAGTGCTTTACCGGCCGTTTTGAAGACATCAATGAATTCAATAAGTTCATCTCCTCAATGCAACAAAGtaagaaaaatctcatcaaGTACCATTTACAGGTGGGCTCATCTTTTATGCTTGCTACAAGAGATAAAACAGTAACAGTTGGAGGAGTCAAGAATTGGGAAGGTGAGTTAATTATGCACCCAATTGAAATTCAACAGTTGAATATTTTAAGTTGCGACTATTTGAGAAACATAGTCGATGATAATTCTTCCTTCAAAAATGAGATTGACTTGAGGGTTTGTAGGATTTGGTGGTGTGAAGGGATAGAGTGTGTTGTTTCCCTGTCCTCTTTTGCCTCTTCTTCCGCTCATCCATTTCAGAGCCTCGAGGTGTTAGATCTTGGTGATCTGCCAAAGTTGAGTGCCCTTATTATGAAAGATGCAGGAATTGGTTTAGCAACAACATCAACATCGGCTCCGTCTGCCACCTTTTCCCATCTTAAGGAAATTAGGATATACAAATGCTTAAGTATGAAGACGTTGCTTCCACATTGGTTGCTTCCAAACCTCCAAAACCTGGAAGAAATACATGTGGGTGCTTGTAGTCAGCTAGTAGAAATATTGGGAGCAGCAACATCAGAAGTTGAAGAAAAAGGGAGTGATGCATTAATCAAATTCCATCTTCCCAAATTGAGAGAACTGGAATTGTGGGTATTACCAAATTTGAAGAGCATATGCAGCAAAAGTGGAGTGATGGTTTGTGATTCTCTCGAGTTAATCGTTGTTGTTGAGTGTGATAAACTGAAGAGAATTCCTCCATTTATTCCCCTTGTTGGCAATGGGCAGCCATTTGCATGTGCTCCACCTTCTCTTACCATCAGGTCAAGCACAGAATGGTGGGAATCATTGGAGTGGGATGACCatccaaactttaaaaatgttCTTCGCTTCAACCCCCTGTGGAGGATAAAAG AGAAAGATAAAAGGGTTGGTGGCAAAGAAGTAGGGGGGAGGATAGTGCAAAAGAGAGGAGAAAAGGAATGTTGGAAGGAAGAGGTTAAGAGGCAAAG GTGA
- the LOC105767190 gene encoding probable disease resistance protein At4g27220 isoform X1, whose translation MEYVEPVVGIANCLGTPVCKYLQYYRKLNDYVRNFKRIRDELNCKMEDIELQLKAELLRPLGKIPKKGVGNWLKDAKEMIREAQVVENKVSNGRYLCRACNGKLVDEKSREMQEYLDKASKASEGLAMDGPSAGLPLETSELVGEEAVRKEIWACLMQEEVSKIGVWGMGGVGKSTIMKHIHNDLLKEQRFERVVWVTISKEFNIVKLQNDIASALNGKMPEEANKVRRAAILSEMLKRAGKHVLILDDVWSEVSLEEIGIPKPSSSNGYKLVLTTRVEQVCKSIGCKVIKVKPLSEEEALILFLSEVGPNIVQNQTLMPTLKLVVKECAGLPLTIVVIAGTLRGEDDPLIWKNTLRELKEPIGKVKEGEDKVIESLKVSFNHLKDEKMKHCFLHCALYLEDFQIWKDGLIECWIEEGFIDDMRTRQEMKDKGHVILKKLEDNCLLENVSCEKVKMHDAVRDMALSITRMNPRYMIQAGSQLEELPEKEQWSPNIEKVSLMYNSISEISIDVLPTKCQLLTTLLLQHNPIKKIPCSFFINMPCLCVLNLSYTEIKSLPNSISELKNLTTLLLCDCEELRDLPCLSMLQELKKLDLSWTKIEEVPEGMDMLIKLRYLDLRVPTLKEIPAGLLPKLVHLQRLSFDVDNEKTSLKAEEMEPLKKLECFTGRFEDINEFNKFISSMQQSKKNLIKYHLQVGSSFMLATRDKTVTVGGVKNWEGELIMHPIEIQQLNILSCDYLRNIVDDNSSFKNEIDLRVCRIWWCEGIECVVSLSSFASSSAHPFQSLEVLDLGDLPKLSALIMKDAGIGLATTSTSAPSATFSHLKEIRIYKCLSMKTLLPHWLLPNLQNLEEIHVGACSQLVEILGAATSEVEEKGSDALIKFHLPKLRELELWVLPNLKSICSKSGVMVCDSLELIVVVECDKLKRIPPFIPLVGNGQPFACAPPSLTIRSSTEWWESLEWDDHPNFKNVLRFNPLWRIKEKDKRVGGKEVGGRIVQKRGEKECWKEEVKRQSNQNDLR comes from the exons ATGGAGTACGTAGAGCCTGTTGTCGGCATTGCAAATTGTCTCGGAACTCCTGTTTGTAAATATTTGCAATATTACAGAAAGCTGAACGATTATGTTAGAAACTTCAAGAGGATCAGAGATGAATTGAATTGCAAAATGGAAGATATAGAGCTGCAATTGAAAGCAGAGCTTCTTCGTCCTCTGGGGAAGATACCGAAGAAGGGAGTTGGAAATTGGTTGAAAGATGCGAAAGAGATGATTAGGGAAGCACAAGTTGTTGAAAACAAAGTCAGTAATGGGAGATATCTCTGTCGTGCTTGCAACGGGAAACTGGTTGATGAAAAGTCTCGAGAAATGCAGGAATATCTTGATAAAGCTTCTAAAGCCTCTGAAGGTCTTGCCATGGATGGTCCAAGTGCTGGGTTGCCACTGGAAACATCAGAACTAGTTGGAGAGGAAGCTGTCAGAAAAGAGATTTGGGCATGTTTGATGCAGGAGGAGGTAAGCAAGATTGGGGTTTGGGGGATGGGTGGCGTGGGTAAATCGACCATCATGAAGCACATCCACAATGATCTTTTGAAAGAACAACGATTTGAAAGGGTGGTTTGGGTTACTATATCAAAGGAGTTCAATATTGTGaagttacaaaatgatattGCAAGTGCATTGAATGGAAAGATGCCCGAAGAAGCAAACAAGGTCAGACGAGCAGCAATCTTGTCCGAAATGCTGAAGAGAGCAGGAAAACATGTTCTAATCCTAGATGATGTGTGGAGTGAAGTCTCGTTGGAAGAAATTGGGATCCCTAAGCCAAGTAGCAGCAATGGGTACAAGTTGGTGTTGACAACCCGTGTGGAGCAAGTTTGTAAGTCTATTGGCTGTAAGGTAATAAAAGTGAAGCCCCTTTCAGAAGAAGAGGCATTGATACTATTCTTGAGTGAAGTTGGACCTAACATAGTGCAAAATCAAACTTTAATGCCAACTTTGAAGCTTGTTGTCAAGGAATGTGCAGGTCTGCCTCTTACAATTGTCGTCATAGCTGGTACATTGAGAGGAGAAGATGACCCTCTTATTTGGAAAAACACACTCAGGGAATTGAAAGAGCCAATAGGGAAAGTGAAAGAAGGGGAAGATAAAGTGATCGAGAGTTTGAAAGTTAGCTTCAATCACTTAAAAGACGAGAAAATGAAGCATTGTTTCTTACATTGCGCATTATATCTTGAAGATTTTCAAATTTGGAAGGATGGGCTAATTGAGTGCTGGATTGAGGAGGGATTCATAGATGATATGCGTACAAGACAAGAAATGAAAGATAAGGGACATgttattttgaagaaattagaagATAATTGCTTGTTGGAAAATGTCTCgtgtgaaaaagtgaaaatgcaTGATGCAGTGAGAGACATGGCATTGTCGATCACAAGAATGAATCCTCGATATATGATACAAGCAGGTTCGCAATTAGAAGAGTTACCAGAAAAGGAGCAATGGAGTCCGAATATTGAGAAAGTGTCACTTATGTATAACTCCATATCAGAAATTTCCATAGATGTGCTGCCCACAAAATGTCAACTGCTCACAACCTTGTTATTGCAGCATAACCCTATAAAGAAGATCCCATGTTCTTTCTTCATAAACATGCCCTGTCTTTGTGTCCTAAATTTGTCCTATACGGAGATCAAGAGTTTACCAAATTCCATCTCTGAACTAAAGAACCTCACAACATTGTTGCTTTGTGATTGTGAAGAATTAAGAGATCTACCATGTCTTTCGATGCTTCAAGAGTTGAAGAAGTTGGATCTAAGTTGGACTAAAATTGAGGAAGTCCCTGAAGGAATGGATATGCTGATAAAGCTAAGATATCTTGATCTTAGAGTGCCCACTCTGAAAGAGATACCCGCTGGACTTTTACCAAAACTCGTTCACCTTCAGCGCTTGAGTTTTGATGTGGACAATGAAAAAACAAGTCTAAAAGCAGAGGAGATGGAACCATTGAAGAAGTTGGAGTGCTTTACCGGCCGTTTTGAAGACATCAATGAATTCAATAAGTTCATCTCCTCAATGCAACAAAGtaagaaaaatctcatcaaGTACCATTTACAGGTGGGCTCATCTTTTATGCTTGCTACAAGAGATAAAACAGTAACAGTTGGAGGAGTCAAGAATTGGGAAGGTGAGTTAATTATGCACCCAATTGAAATTCAACAGTTGAATATTTTAAGTTGCGACTATTTGAGAAACATAGTCGATGATAATTCTTCCTTCAAAAATGAGATTGACTTGAGGGTTTGTAGGATTTGGTGGTGTGAAGGGATAGAGTGTGTTGTTTCCCTGTCCTCTTTTGCCTCTTCTTCCGCTCATCCATTTCAGAGCCTCGAGGTGTTAGATCTTGGTGATCTGCCAAAGTTGAGTGCCCTTATTATGAAAGATGCAGGAATTGGTTTAGCAACAACATCAACATCGGCTCCGTCTGCCACCTTTTCCCATCTTAAGGAAATTAGGATATACAAATGCTTAAGTATGAAGACGTTGCTTCCACATTGGTTGCTTCCAAACCTCCAAAACCTGGAAGAAATACATGTGGGTGCTTGTAGTCAGCTAGTAGAAATATTGGGAGCAGCAACATCAGAAGTTGAAGAAAAAGGGAGTGATGCATTAATCAAATTCCATCTTCCCAAATTGAGAGAACTGGAATTGTGGGTATTACCAAATTTGAAGAGCATATGCAGCAAAAGTGGAGTGATGGTTTGTGATTCTCTCGAGTTAATCGTTGTTGTTGAGTGTGATAAACTGAAGAGAATTCCTCCATTTATTCCCCTTGTTGGCAATGGGCAGCCATTTGCATGTGCTCCACCTTCTCTTACCATCAGGTCAAGCACAGAATGGTGGGAATCATTGGAGTGGGATGACCatccaaactttaaaaatgttCTTCGCTTCAACCCCCTGTGGAGGATAAAAG AGAAAGATAAAAGGGTTGGTGGCAAAGAAGTAGGGGGGAGGATAGTGCAAAAGAGAGGAGAAAAGGAATGTTGGAAGGAAGAGGTTAAGAGGCAAAG taatcaAAATGATTTAAGGTGA